The Lolium rigidum isolate FL_2022 chromosome 1, APGP_CSIRO_Lrig_0.1, whole genome shotgun sequence region ATAACGGGCCAAGCTTTCGATGGTATTTTTCTAACTCATAAACTTTGAGTGGTATTTTTCTAAAGATTGGTTCTTTCAGTGGTATGGATCCAATTTTCCCATAAATCAATACTCTTCAGGATGGGGTGGCCGGCGGCGTCCCGTCGCGGTGGGCGGTGGGCGGTAGGGTTCAGGTTTAGCGGtagttacttttttttttttttggtaaactacttttgagctttgtctctgTAGGGTTAGATCTCCTTTGTAatcaaggctactcttgttgagAATTTAGAtacttgtgagtgagattctagtgtgcccCACTCTCTCTTCCTCACCGGTCTTCGTCTCCAACTCCGATCTCTCATCCGGAATTCTACCTTGCGTCTCTTCcgattgattctattggcgtggtccatcgagccacgagagtaagaattcgattgtatcgggttggtgtgcgtgtgcttgttcttcgtgttcttcgcgttcttcatcctctccctcttTTTCCCTCTTGGATTTGGGTCaatcgcaagatcgggccacaatctAGGTCTTAGACATCATCATAGTGAAAAACTCTTTATGGGCCGCAGGGTTGAGCAGAGAAGTTTTTTTTATTTGACCGCGCTCGCTTGCCGCTATAGATGCAAGTGGATATTAGGTTACCCTCTATCCCCTTCAGTGCCAAAATGAATTAACTTTTACAAATGATTAttttgtactacctctgtccggATTTAATTGACTTCTATCAATACCTTATTTGTTCATTAGCCTTCTCTTCCCCGCGTCGATtaaataggaacggagggagtaaaactTAATTTATATTTAGCACTAAAGAGGGTAGATAATCCCCTAATATTGGCTCACTTGCATCTCTATTTGCGGCGGTTGCAATACGTGAAAGTTGCATAAAAAAGTGTTCCATCCCACCGTCGGTTCATAAGATCCAACGACCCGCTTAGCACCGAGCCGGGAAAAGTAAATTTTCACGTTCACTCCACAAAATCTCTTTTTTGGTATACAGTTGTTTTCATTAAAAAAGCTTTATTGACATGTGTTGGATATTATCATATTCATGTAGGTTTGCGCCATTCTCTCTCCAATGGTGGATAAGATTCAGCTGTTCAACGCACCTAATTCATCCTTTATTACTCTTTTGTCAGTACTAGAAACTGAAGTCCCACCGGTTTGAGTATGCATTCTGCCTGTGTACAAAAATAAAAGTAAATTCTTATTGGCGATGGTGTGTACAGGTAATTCAGTTGCCTTCAAGACCAAGAATCGGCCCATTTGGATAAATCCACTTCATTCTGACGTATTCCGTGCTGAAACAAATCCATGCTGACTCGGTGAACACAGTGCCCTTACGTTTGCATTATGCGAACTTATGACTAAATTGTCACTAGCTATACGAATCGTATTAAACACCTACTACTGCATTTTTTCAACGTTTCCCTGAAAGTATATACAATAAAAACGCATGGACGGTGGCAAGCTGGCAATAGTGTGAAAAGATCAAAAGCTTGACACGGCAAGATGACATGGAGAACGGGACGTACGCATAGATAGTTATGATTTAGATTAACAGACACTAATCAATATTTTAAGAGGAAGGACAAGTAGCTATAGAAACGCCATCCTTGTGATATTATAATATTATCTTTTATATTCCCTCCATCCGGAAATAAGTGACTCGAATTTGTATACACACAATTGAATTTATAGATAAACCTAAGTTACTTGTTTTCGGAAGGAGGAagtattagaaagtgttttttttttatatTGGAAACACCATCTAGATGACATTATAATTGTACTTTTCGATCAGGAAATAAGAGATGGCTATCGATCCTGAACGATTTATCAAGCACAGATAATCTACTCTTAAGGCCTACGGCGTCAACTTCCTGGTAGTTGGAGGGAAGTTCGGATGCAAGGACTGGCCTTCTGGCTAGGTACAGTGCATGCTTCCTATAAGTAAATGCCCCGTGGGCTATGGACACAAGTCACGAAGACAACTAGCAAATACTCGTTGCCAAACCGAAGAAGATCAAGATTGTCGTCAGAgtactcgtttcaaaaaaaaaaagattgtcgTCAGAGTAGCTAACAGATACAGCAGCTTGATCAGTCTCATAGTCAGACACAAGCAGATCAAGCCTTAAGAGTAGCTAGCTCACACGGCAGCTTGAGTCTCGTTGCCAAACTCAAGCAGATCAAGCCTGTCAGGAGAGCTGGATTTCTCTAATAATTCGTGTCATCTTGGTTGAATTCTTGTGGCCATGAGACAGAATAGTAATACTTCTTCCGAGCACCGCAACATATCACTCCTCCGCGTTTTCGGTCAGCTTCTTCTCCCCTTTCCTGGATACAAGTTATTTGCAACCCTTTTGCATGGAGTAGAGTTCCTTTTTTTAAGTTCAGTTTGTTGCTGCTCTTGTACTTGTAGCCGATCGTTCATCTTATGCAGATTTCTGTTTCCTGTTTACAGGCCAAGGCAAAATGGTCCTGAAAAAGGTCATCACTGGATAGCGCCCCCTAATATTTCAAGCGTGATATTTTCCTTTAGAATTGTTGCATCACACCATCTTTATAATTTCTACCACCATCTTATAATCCGTCTCGGCACTTGGCACTCGGATAATAAGTTTTTCGCTTCAATACTCATGCACCATCCATCCAAGGTCCTACCCATAAAAAAATCCATCAGTTGGCTCCTTTATTTGTTGAATCAACAAATTATAGgaatagaaaaaggaaaaggaaacatGTCAATCGGCGGATATGGTCAACCAGCCTATGCGGTGAAAAACCAGATCATGCTTTCTCTCTGCATAATTGCTGGCTGCCTTGAAAGCGTGATACTGTCTCCAGCGAAGGAACCTATAAGCCAAATCATTCTGTCTTTCAGCCTGGCTACAGCTTATGCTCTCGCGATGGCGTCCATATTTGCGCCCAGCACGACGACGAGGGGGCTAGCTGCCAGGCTGAGTCTTGTCTCAGCTACGATTTCTGTGGCTCTCGTGATGACGAGAGAGCTGGCCTGCAAAGTTCAAACATGTCGCTGTGCAAACGGGGCCTAGTCCCTCAGATGGTTTGGCTAAAGGTGTCTTTGTGTCAGATTGGCGATATATGTAAGAAGAGATCTGGTTCTGTATCTTAAACTATGCAAGAGTGTGTTATCATTGTTGAGTTGTGAGATGTGGTCAGGTTGACTATATGTATAGTAGCTTGGGTGATATGATTTTATTACTGTAGTAATAATATGGTGCAGAAAATTTGTGTCATTCTGCTCTCCCTAGAGAACATATTTGATCAAATTCTAGAGAGATATTCTCTCCGCAAACTACAAGTAATCTGCCTCCAGCACATAcgcacctgctaatgatcctctaTTAGTACTGTATTGATCTCTATAATTGCCAGAGATGTTTTCTGAGAGCAGACACCACAAGCTTCAACAGTCAACTATTAACAATAAAAACTGGTCTTGGGAAGAGCGAGACCAAGGATATAGCTAGCTTCAGGCTTCAGCCTTATAATAGTAACCAGAGGATGAATTTTGCAGCTTATTCCAGCCACTCAAAGATTAACGACTGCTAATTCATACACTTGCTCCGTACGATGAAAAGGTCGGTCGGCTTCCGGATAACCTTGGGCGTCTATGTAGGTCGTGTTTGGTAGCCTAGATTGAATCTGGAGCTCTATGGGAGCGGCTTCATGGGTGTTAGCCCATTGCAAACGAGTCATGAGTCATTTTAGATTGTTCGTGAGAGGGAACACTACCCCACTATTTGGTAAGCTGCAAACATGTTTTTCTTCCTTTCTCGTGCAACGCACCCCCTTATTTGGTTGCACACATGAGCCTTCTAATGGTAACTTCTTTCATTAGAGTGGTGAGGTTAGCTGTAAGAACATATTCAACAATACGCAACACTGATTTACCCTAATCGGCAATGCAAGTGTAAATGTTGTATGTTAATTTCTTATGATCATTTAATAATATATGTTCCAATAATATGGTGGCATTTTGGCCTCCCCGGCCAACATAATTGATCAAAATCTAGACAGGTGTTCTCAACCTAGTACTCctgtacatctaaattttgacaaagttgtgACATTTTTGGTGGGAGAGGGGGAGTACTAGTAATCTATCTCTATTAACTGTAGATCCCTAAAACTGCCAGAAGAATGCTCTTGTTTTTGTATGCAAACTACAAGCTTCAAAAGTCGACTATTGAAAACAACAGACTGGTCTTGGGCAATGCAAGAACGAAGATATAACAAGGTCCAACATTATGATAACAACCAAAGGATGAACTTTGCAGCTTATTCCAGTCACTCAAAGATTTAAGACTGCTAGTTCATGCACTTGATGAAAAAGTTAAAACGGCATTCAGATAACCTAGCATCCCTAAACTAACCAAAGAATAAGCGTGCTGTACAACTCTAATAAGCATAGCTTTTATTTTACGGGTAATAATCATAGCTGTGGAAAAACTAAGTCGAGGAATCCTATCAAGGAGAATCTCCAAGCCGTATTCTTACAGGCGACGGTCTAGCAATCAGACCATCCATCACCCAGCCACTGTTTGAACCATCAAGCTTGACATGTGTGAACTCCCTCTGAACATAATCCAGTGATGCATCAAGCCGTCCACCTGGTCTACATTCTGCGGCAACATTGAATGGTTTGAAACCCATATATTTCTCCAACCAGTACAGATAGTTAACGTGGAATATTGATTTGAGCATGTCTTCTGGGGAGGATCCCTCTTTAAGAACAACCTATTAATGACAATTAAGATGTTAATTAGTTACAGAATAACAAGATATAGCAAGATATAGGAAACAGTTGCTTCAACATGAACTCACGCAAAATTTCCCCTTGTAATCCGTAAGAAGGTATTGCTCATCTTTGTACAAATCAACCAGTGCATGTGCATCTTCCTTGTTCTCAATTATTTCACTAAGCTTAGAACCCAACTGTAACCGTCGACAGATTCTTTCTGCAGCATCTTTTGCTTCTGCTGATAAAATCTCGCTTTTCTGGTGAGCAAATCAAAGGAACCAAACATAGTGAGGTTCACAAAATAAAATCAAGAAGGAAAACATTCTTTGTATGTGCAATGAAATCACTATACAATTCTCAATCAACATAATATCTTACAAAGGGAAAACATTAAGAACTAGGCACTATACAGTTGGACAGAATACGGAAATGTTCGGTATTGTGATAATAAAAGGTATTTTTGGCTTACCTTAAGTTGAGCACCCACGGACGAATTTGGAAAAAGTGGTTCCTCATCATTAACCTCTTTGACTGAAGGAACTTGTCCACTTAATAAATATTCACTAAATACCAAACCTACGGaaaaaaaattcaataaataCTTAAAGGCATCATTGAGCACTGTtgatgccaaagaaaaacactacatAAGCATGGTTGAGCCAATATGTACAACTATACTTGCATGATTGTCAAATATTTATTAGTAGCCAAAAAACGCAATGTGCCATGAAGTGTAAACATCAAATATGGGAGTAAAAGAAAAGAATGTTATCTATGAAAAACATTAGTAACAAGCCATGTATGATTTTCTGACGGTAAGATTTCTGTATTAAATGCATCAAAGGCACAGAGTATGACATTCAGAAATGTACATTTTAATCCAAAACTGGATGCATACAACCCAAATAAATTAACATTTTTTCATGAAAGATTTCCAGCATACAAAGAAGATAAGAATATATTTCATGTTTTGCTCTAATTCAACCATCTATTGGATAACACATTATTAAGCTGTTAGCCTGTTACCCCATTCTTAATATTTTACATTCCATATTTTCAGAAAAGGGATAAACTCATGCTACTAGACAAGCAATTCTACTAGTAGACCCATTAGTGGAGTTCCCAGCTCCATGCACATCTTTTAGACAAAATATCCCAGTAAATATTATTGTATTTGGTCAGTTTCGTCTGGATATGACCATGAACATGACTCTTTATATCCCGCTATACATTTAAATGCAGCTGATATGCTAGCAACATGGAAATCACTTTAATACCATACCTTAAAATTGACAGATTTGCATACAACGCTATGATTCCAAATTAGATTTCCATATTTTGCCAAAAGCCTAGTGAGCACTAAAGTAAAAGTGGATTTTTGCCTGGTTCAGTGAAATCTGACGTTTTGATGCATCAAAAAGGTACTGATCCATCTATATAAGCATTTTAACCTTTAGTCATATATAAAAGATGTTGACATGTGAGAATTCAGGACAATGAAACATAAACATGACATAATGTAGTTCGGCAGCAGAGAAGAATAAGAATTACTTGCACGGTAAGGATTCAGCGTCCTCAGCTGAATTGATTGATAAGACTTAAGGTTGCAATACATGTGAACTACAGTAACACCAGCAAATGAAATAAGAGCTAATGGTACTGATGAGCCAATTCGGTTAGCTAACGCTATGCCAAGCATTATGCCAAGAAACTTGCTAACCATTCCCTGAGCTTCACCCTTTGCAATGACCTGCAACATAACCCATTCATTTCAGTCACTCAAGTGCAAATACAGAGTGAGGCAAAGAAGTATTGACTAATTTTAAATATCCTTAGTGGTAAAGGTCATACGTGCAGTTCCTCTTAAGAGTGCAGCAACAAGAAAAATACTaccccctccgatccatattaagtgTTCCTgatttagtataactttgtactaaataaGAAACACTTAATATAGATTGGGGGAGTGCTATACAGCTATACTGATGTCACTGTGAAGTGGGGTTGATACCTCTTAAGCGCCAAACAGTCAGAAATATGTGTGTGCACACCGTACAATATGTTCCCTCGATGACAAATATAAGAGGTAAACAAGATCTGAGATAGGTTTGTAGATAAATATTTCTTGTATGATTGAGAATAACATCTTCTACTAAAAATTTAGATGCATACATGAAGTGAACAAAAATATTAAGGTATCATCATAGGTGTTAGTTAGTTGTGAGAGTACAAACTAAATATCATAAACCAGGACTTGCATGGCTTGAAGCAGTCTTAGATACTAGACTAGGGGAAAAAAGCCATAGACGAGAGATAAGACTCTTGGGAAGAgataaactatttttttttattCTTTCTTCATCCCATAAGTTACAGTGTGAAGGCTTCCACTGGCATgacttcacttgtccctatgactCAAATTCTTTATCTCATATCCAATCTAGACAAAGTAAACAACCAACTTGAGATGATATCATTAATCTAAGTCAAATTCTGAAAGATACTTTTCTAGTCAACATAATAGATCAAAAGTGAAGCAAAAAAGAGATAAAAGCATCCCGTGCTACAGTAACTGTATGAGGGACAATGCCCATGACACTGTGAGGCATCAGCTAAAATACGATAATCTCATGTTCTGGAGACTGAAAATAAATGTTCAGCAAAATTTGTTCAGAAATAGTGATAGATAGTTCACCTCAGCAAAGTTTCTCTGGACAGCAAAACCAGCATAGAAACAACTTCTTGTGGCAGCCTGCACATAGAAATAGTAGAAGCTGTTTATCAAAGGAGAACATATAGAACTAAACTAATAGCCTAAAGTCATTAAGAACTAATGCATACAGTGTCTAGCTAGTATGTTATATCAAGTTTGAGAACAGATATGAATTGGAACAGTAGTATATAACACTCAGTAACGCTTATATATTGCACTCAATTTGACTGGACAGATAAATGCTCCATGCATATATACATCACCACAATCCAATCATTTCATAGGCAATTAGGCGCTATTATAAACAGAACATAATTGTTCGGAACGCCAAGTTTAAGACAGATATGAATAGGAACAGTAAAGTACTTATTTCACCCAATTTGACATACATGGGCAATTCGACTGTGCATTTGATATAAGATATATTTAAGCCGTCTTGATTGTTTAGCGGGAACTAATAATACAGTATTATTTTTGAATTGGCAGAAGAAATGTTTGTTTAAAGAACGTGAAGTATTTGTTCATGTGTGCATACAAGACCTGAAGGGATATTTGCGTAGTCTTAATATGACATATAAATTGTAAAATCCATTGAGTCAGATGAACAGTTATGCACACTGGATCCAGATTGAATGGTACGAAGAAAATAGGAGGCATGCACGGTTAGGAGCATCGGAATTCTGATGATCCAATACTCATACCACTAAGAGAAGTAACAGTCCTGACCTGTATGAGAGCAGCTGCTGATCGGCCAGCTCCAGCGGCTGCACCAATGGGAACAAACAGGTGAGGAAAAACCGGCGTCAAAATCTCCAGCCCATAGGCTGCGTTCTCCAGAAGATCTGCAAACAGCCGCCATCCCTTCGGGTTAACATCGAAATGCCGCCCGAATTTCGACAGCAGTATCTTGCTCAAGTAGCCAAGCCCATCTTTCAGCACCCAATTCACCGCGGCCGCAGTGGGTATCGCTCCTTTCCCCAGACCGACTGCATACAGCAACGCCTGCGGAAACGCAGTTCACCCGATAGAAACGCTAAATTCTAGTACCTGGCAGACTGAGAATTTGAGCATAGCTAACGCAGGCAATTACGGTTACCTGCGTGGAGAGCACGCCGCTGATCTGGCTGGCAACGCCCTGCACCCCGCGCCACAGCGAGTAGTGCATGTAGTCGCTGCTCACGCTGTGCGGGTACCCATCAGGCAGCAGCAATTGAAGAGCGAAAtcggtgcaccgccgccatgaccgTTCGAGTTGCCTCTGCAGGGCGGTCAGTTCGCCGTGGCCAGCCCCCACCTTTTCCGTCTCCTCTTCTTGCTTCCGCTTATCGACGAGGTATGAGGTCCCGGTCGGGTTCGGGACGAGCAGCGTACGCGCGCTGCCCCTCACCTCCCAGACCCTCCCGCCGGTTGCTCCGATGGCATCGGCGAGGGCGGATGGGATGGAAGCGAAGGCGTCGGattggaggagcaggaagaggaggaaaagCTCCGGGTGGAGGGACTggagccaccgccgccacccgtcGCCGGGGTCGTCCGGAGGGTCTCCTCTCCCCCCTTGCCACCACCCCCTTCCTCCTCCTGCATCACCCCCACCCCCGCCGCTGCAACTGCCATCACCGAATCCGCCGGACGGGGAGGTTGCGAGTGGCGGAAGGCAGAGCTTGGCGGCGAGGCGCGGGAGGTTGCGAGCGGCGGTGGGGCGAGAGTAGGGCGGGACGGGGGCGCCGATGCGACGGAGCGGAGGCGGGGAGAGGGGcgaagggaggaggaggaggagagactgAGACGAGGACATCGAGGAGGGATCGGCGGAGCTTGGGACGGCGGGGCGGAGGTGTCTAGTGGGGaggcggccggcgccggcggcttGGAATTTTCAAGCGGACCAGGTTTAGCTGCAGCGGTCAGCCAACAGGGGAATCGAATTGGGCTGGACTACGAAGGCCAGAAAGGCCGAAGATATTGAGCAGTTTGGGCCCGTTTGGTACCTGGGCTCGGTTTGGCTCGCATGTGGGGCGAAGTTTTAGGCCCGTTTGGTTTCCTGGATCCTTTGTGTTGTTGCATCGCGCCCTTCTTAAAACAGCCCGGCCCAGGTCATGGAGCAACGTCCGAAACGGCCGTTTTCAGCGAGCCTCCCAAATCTCGCACGGAGctgatgcaaaagggaatcttCGGCTGCACAGGATAAGAAGGGAGATGGTGCAAGCTGCGGCGCGCATTGGTGAAAAGCGAAAAGGAGGCCGAGAAGGATTCTGTCACATCCCGGCGCGCCCCATCGTATGTTTCTACCCCCTCGTCCACTCCCCTGGGAGCTCctcgccaccgacctggtcggtgggtggaaggcaccgcacaccccccaCGATCCAGTAAtttagtgggccgcggcccattgcatcaggtgagttttttttcctttttcttccttcttttccttttctgtttatattttcgttttttaaaatctaacacttttaaaaacttttttcgagaaaaagtttttcataaaatttgaacagttttcagaaattaaaacagtttttaaatttgaactctttttggatttgaatatttttaaaaattcgaaatttgaacaacttTTTAACTCGaataattttcaaaattgaacgttttttaatatgaacaaatttcgaatttgaacgatttttcgatttgaacgattttcatatttgaaaaattttcaaattttcaaatttgaacggttttcgaatttgaacagttttcaaatttaaacagttttcaaatttgaacattttttataaatcaaaattttcgaatctaaaaaaaatataaacaaaaccgaaaacagaaaaaagaaaagaaaacagaaaaaagaaacccgaaaagataaaaaagaaaaaaagaaaaaacgatgCTAAACAGccacaaatgggcctggccc contains the following coding sequences:
- the LOC124652076 gene encoding protein root UVB sensitive 1, chloroplastic-like → MSSSQSLLLLLPSPLSPPPLRRIGAPVPPYSRPTAARNLPRLAAKLCLPPLATSPSGGFGDGSCSGGGGGDAGGGRGWWQGGRGDPPDDPGDGWRRWLQSLHPELFLLFLLLQSDAFASIPSALADAIGATGGRVWEVRGSARTLLVPNPTGTSYLVDKRKQEEETEKVGAGHGELTALQRQLERSWRRCTDFALQLLLPDGYPHSVSSDYMHYSLWRGVQGVASQISGVLSTQALLYAVGLGKGAIPTAAAVNWVLKDGLGYLSKILLSKFGRHFDVNPKGWRLFADLLENAAYGLEILTPVFPHLFVPIGAAAGAGRSAAALIQAATRSCFYAGFAVQRNFAEVIAKGEAQGMVSKFLGIMLGIALANRIGSSVPLALISFAGVTVVHMYCNLKSYQSIQLRTLNPYRASLVFSEYLLSGQVPSVKEVNDEEPLFPNSSVGAQLKKSEILSAEAKDAAERICRRLQLGSKLSEIIENKEDAHALVDLYKDEQYLLTDYKGKFCVVLKEGSSPEDMLKSIFHVNYLYWLEKYMGFKPFNVAAECRPGGRLDASLDYVQREFTHVKLDGSNSGWVMDGLIARPSPVRIRLGDSP